The Flavobacterium sp. HJ-32-4 genome contains a region encoding:
- the can gene encoding carbonate dehydratase — MSVKHNNYMAHEHHYEPDAFYKKILENNAKWVETALEKDPEYFKDLARGQNPPLLWIGCSDSRVPANEIIGAKPGEVFVHRNIANMVVHTDMNMLSVLDYAVNVLKIQHVIVCGHYGCGGIRAAMGNDSIGIIDNWIRHIKDVYRLHKTYLDSIINDEDRFNAFVELNVKEQVFDLAKTSIVQNAWRNGQNLTLHGWVYGLNSGFVTDLNVNLSNEKDLDAVYQLKLT, encoded by the coding sequence ATGTCTGTGAAACACAATAACTATATGGCACACGAGCATCACTATGAACCTGATGCGTTCTACAAGAAGATATTAGAGAACAACGCCAAGTGGGTGGAAACCGCACTTGAAAAGGACCCAGAGTACTTTAAAGATCTCGCCCGCGGCCAGAATCCACCTTTGTTGTGGATCGGATGTTCGGACAGTCGCGTGCCGGCCAACGAAATCATCGGCGCGAAGCCAGGTGAAGTATTCGTTCATCGCAACATCGCTAACATGGTGGTACACACAGATATGAACATGCTGAGCGTGTTGGATTATGCGGTAAATGTACTGAAGATACAGCACGTAATCGTTTGTGGTCACTATGGTTGTGGTGGTATCCGTGCCGCGATGGGCAACGATTCGATCGGTATCATCGACAACTGGATCCGTCACATCAAAGACGTTTATCGCCTACATAAAACCTATCTCGATTCGATCATCAACGACGAAGATCGCTTCAATGCCTTTGTTGAACTAAACGTCAAGGAACAGGTTTTTGACCTTGCGAAAACGTCGATTGTACAGAACGCCTGGCGGAACGGACAGAATTTAACCCTCCATGGATGGGTTTATGGATTAAATTCTGGTTTTGTAACAGATCTTAACGTAAATTTGAGTAACGAAAAGGACCTTGATGCCGTCTATCAGCTCAAGTTGACATAA
- a CDS encoding Dps family protein, with product MKTNALGLSVENSEKLVESLNQLLASFQVYYQNLRGIHWNIRGKRFFSLHVKFEELYNDAQLKIDELAERVLTLGGVPLHTLQDYVENNKVRVGKDIHKDDLAVQLIIDSLTSLLILEREILRASADCDDEGTNSMMGDFIKEQEKTIWMMKAWLTEEV from the coding sequence GGTCGAAAACTCCGAAAAACTGGTCGAAAGCCTCAACCAACTGCTGGCCTCGTTCCAGGTATATTACCAAAACCTGCGCGGTATCCACTGGAATATCAGGGGAAAACGCTTTTTCTCACTTCACGTGAAGTTCGAGGAATTGTATAATGACGCGCAACTCAAAATCGACGAACTCGCAGAGCGGGTGCTGACGCTGGGCGGGGTGCCGTTGCATACGCTGCAGGATTATGTTGAAAACAACAAAGTGCGCGTGGGCAAGGATATCCATAAAGACGATTTGGCCGTACAACTAATTATTGATTCCCTTACCTCGTTACTTATATTGGAGCGCGAGATTTTGCGTGCCTCCGCCGACTGCGACGACGAGGGCACCAATTCGATGATGGGTGATTTCATCAAAGAACAGGAGAAAACCATCTGGATGATGAAAGCCTGGCTCACCGAGGAGGTGTGA
- the rho gene encoding transcription termination factor Rho, with the protein MKLPELQEIAKKAGSIRVTGIKKEELISRILAVQSQGASHEATPSGASEGEKKKRGRKPRIQQDSTLFDTSSAAEPVAERPAATEEPTQRNEFRKRDFDRKKDWKQNRNREQAPSANEGGAEGEAPAASPSFQRNRDDRYPQQRENRGPSQPSGNTQHSGHPANGNNPNGGNQSGHNQNGNNQNQNGNGQNQNGNNQHQNANFKKQKPVNYRDSDYEFDGLIETEGVLEMMPDGYGFLRSSDYNYLASPDDIYLSGSQVRLFGLKTGDTVKGVVRPPKEGEKFFPLVKVVKINGFDPQVVRDRVSFEHLTPVFPSEKFRMAEKQSSISTRIIDLFSPIGKGQRGMIVAQPKTGKTMLLKDIANAIAANHPEVYLLVLLIDERPEEVTDMQRSVRGEVIASTFDREPQEHVKIANIVLEKAKRLTECGHDVVILLDSITRLARAYNTVQPASGKVLSGGVDANALQKPKRFFGAARNVEKGGSLSIIATALTDTGSKMDEVIFEEFKGTGNMELQLDRKIANKRIFPAIDLMSSSTRRDDLLLDEKTLQRMWIMRKYLSDMNPVEAMDFINDRFKKTRNNEEFLISMND; encoded by the coding sequence ATGAAACTTCCTGAATTGCAGGAAATTGCCAAAAAAGCCGGCTCGATTCGAGTTACCGGCATCAAAAAAGAAGAACTTATTTCGCGCATTCTCGCAGTACAGTCCCAGGGCGCAAGTCATGAGGCAACACCTTCAGGAGCTTCAGAAGGCGAAAAGAAAAAACGGGGCCGCAAGCCTCGCATCCAACAGGATTCTACCTTATTTGACACGTCTTCAGCAGCCGAACCGGTTGCAGAACGACCTGCTGCGACGGAAGAGCCCACACAACGGAATGAGTTTCGGAAGCGCGACTTCGACCGCAAAAAAGACTGGAAGCAAAATCGCAACCGTGAGCAGGCACCGTCTGCGAATGAAGGCGGGGCAGAAGGAGAGGCGCCGGCGGCTTCACCGTCGTTCCAGCGCAACCGCGACGATCGCTATCCGCAGCAGCGGGAAAACCGCGGACCGTCACAACCGAGCGGAAACACACAGCACAGTGGCCATCCGGCGAACGGAAATAACCCGAACGGCGGCAACCAAAGTGGTCATAACCAAAACGGTAACAACCAGAACCAGAATGGCAATGGGCAGAACCAAAATGGCAACAACCAGCACCAGAACGCTAATTTCAAAAAACAGAAACCGGTCAACTACCGCGATTCGGATTACGAATTCGACGGATTGATTGAAACGGAAGGCGTACTCGAAATGATGCCTGATGGCTATGGTTTCCTCCGTTCGTCTGATTATAACTACCTGGCGTCTCCGGATGACATTTACCTTTCGGGCTCACAGGTGCGGCTTTTCGGCCTTAAGACCGGTGATACCGTGAAAGGTGTCGTGCGTCCGCCGAAAGAAGGAGAGAAGTTCTTCCCTTTGGTAAAAGTCGTCAAAATCAACGGCTTTGACCCTCAGGTGGTGCGCGACCGTGTGTCGTTTGAACACCTGACACCGGTGTTCCCATCCGAGAAGTTCCGTATGGCGGAAAAGCAAAGTTCCATTTCAACGCGTATCATCGACCTGTTTTCGCCTATTGGAAAAGGACAGCGGGGTATGATCGTGGCCCAGCCTAAGACCGGTAAGACCATGTTGTTGAAGGACATTGCCAACGCCATCGCAGCCAACCACCCGGAAGTGTACCTGCTGGTCTTGTTGATCGACGAGCGCCCGGAAGAGGTCACGGATATGCAGCGTTCGGTTCGTGGGGAAGTCATCGCTTCGACCTTCGACCGTGAGCCGCAGGAGCACGTGAAGATTGCCAATATCGTATTGGAGAAAGCCAAGCGCCTCACCGAATGCGGACACGACGTGGTCATCCTCCTAGATTCCATCACCCGTCTTGCGCGGGCTTACAACACCGTACAACCGGCCTCAGGTAAAGTCCTGTCGGGTGGTGTCGATGCCAACGCCCTCCAGAAACCAAAACGTTTCTTCGGTGCCGCGCGGAATGTGGAAAAAGGTGGTTCCCTGAGTATCATTGCCACGGCCCTTACCGATACCGGTTCGAAAATGGACGAGGTGATCTTCGAAGAATTCAAGGGAACGGGTAATATGGAATTGCAACTCGACCGTAAGATTGCCAACAAGCGGATCTTCCCGGCGATCGACCTGATGTCGTCAAGTACGCGTCGCGACGATTTGCTTCTCGATGAAAAGACCCTGCAACGTATGTGGATCATGCGGAAATACCTCTCGGATATGAATCCGGTAGAAGCAATGGACTTCATCAACGACCGTTTCAAAAAGACGCGGAACAACGAGGAATTCCTGATTTCGATGAACGATTAA
- a CDS encoding sensor of ECF-type sigma factor: MKKRHLLIVSLLLLASVMSYGQGKRDKIRSLKVAFITEALALTPAEAEKFWPLYNAFEDRQFDIRKQKLRNLRERFDANPESLTDKEALALLTDMDETEEQLHETRKKFSQSLKGVLSPVKILKLRKAEDDFNRRLLRQYRNKD; this comes from the coding sequence ATGAAAAAACGCCATTTACTTATCGTTTCCCTTTTGTTGCTCGCTTCTGTCATGTCCTACGGACAGGGCAAACGCGACAAGATCCGCTCCCTGAAAGTCGCCTTTATCACCGAAGCATTGGCGTTGACGCCGGCGGAAGCCGAGAAATTCTGGCCGCTGTATAACGCTTTCGAAGACCGTCAGTTCGACATCCGGAAGCAGAAACTGCGGAATCTGCGCGAACGCTTCGATGCCAATCCGGAGAGCCTGACCGACAAAGAAGCCCTGGCGCTGCTTACGGATATGGATGAAACGGAAGAACAATTGCATGAAACCCGTAAGAAATTCTCCCAAAGCCTGAAAGGCGTTTTGAGTCCGGTGAAAATCCTGAAACTCCGCAAAGCCGAAGACGACTTCAACCGCCGACTGCTTCGCCAGTACCGCAATAAAGACTAA
- a CDS encoding RNA polymerase sigma factor, with translation MADETETIAALLDPATREQAFRRLIDETKRPLYGVIRKIVLDHDDTDDVLQNTYVKMYRALPSFKGESRLFTWMYRIATNEALSFIRERSRRNGIRSSEYLDQAIVNLKADSYFEGDEMALLLQAAVATLPEKQRLVFQLKYFQELKYEEIAEITGTSVGALKASYFHAVKKIEDYVTKH, from the coding sequence TTGGCCGACGAAACCGAAACCATAGCCGCCCTACTCGACCCCGCCACGCGCGAGCAGGCCTTCCGTCGGTTGATTGACGAAACCAAACGGCCGTTGTATGGTGTCATCCGAAAAATTGTACTCGACCATGACGATACCGATGACGTCCTGCAAAACACCTACGTGAAAATGTACCGCGCCCTCCCGTCGTTCAAAGGGGAAAGCCGTCTTTTTACGTGGATGTACCGCATCGCCACCAACGAAGCCCTGAGTTTCATCCGCGAACGCAGCCGACGAAACGGCATTCGGAGTTCCGAATACCTCGACCAGGCCATCGTCAACCTGAAAGCCGACAGCTATTTCGAAGGCGATGAAATGGCGTTGCTGTTGCAGGCGGCCGTAGCTACACTTCCGGAAAAACAACGGCTGGTGTTCCAATTGAAATATTTCCAGGAATTGAAATACGAAGAGATCGCCGAGATTACGGGCACGTCGGTCGGCGCGTTGAAAGCCTCGTACTTCCATGCCGTCAAAAAAATAGAAGATTATGTCACGAAACATTAA
- a CDS encoding DUF4293 domain-containing protein translates to MIQRIQTVYLALAFLVTGALPYVFPLWTIAGKPYYFMENMPYVLLFGLSTVLSLLAIFFYNKRQHQFVIGRLNILSNVILFGLLAYRTLTVSGGAPVPEKGIGLLLPIVAIVFVALANKAIKRDEELVKSADRLR, encoded by the coding sequence ATGATCCAACGGATACAAACGGTTTACCTGGCGCTCGCCTTCCTCGTGACGGGCGCGCTGCCATACGTATTCCCGCTGTGGACGATTGCCGGTAAGCCCTATTACTTTATGGAGAACATGCCTTATGTGCTGTTGTTCGGCCTTTCGACGGTATTGTCGCTGCTGGCCATCTTTTTCTACAATAAAAGACAACATCAGTTTGTGATTGGCAGACTGAACATCCTATCAAACGTTATTTTATTTGGATTGCTTGCGTATCGTACGCTAACCGTATCCGGAGGAGCTCCTGTTCCTGAGAAGGGTATTGGGCTTCTACTCCCGATTGTTGCTATCGTTTTTGTGGCCCTGGCCAACAAAGCCATCAAGCGGGATGAAGAGCTCGTAAAATCTGCGGACCGATTGCGGTAA
- a CDS encoding HAD family phosphatase yields the protein MKRTVIFDMDGVIVDTEPVHHYAFLEHFRELGIDVTPEMYASFTGNSTKNVYERLKETFGLQHDIEVLIAAKRRIFNDAFDRKEDLALLMGVHDLIQDLYDNGMQLLLASSSAKVTIERIFRRFGLHKYFSHIVSGEDFPKSKPHPAIFLEAVRLSGMEKDACVVIEDSTNGIKAAKAAGLYCIAYDSVNSKLQDLSEADRVVRHFHELNFQTISALS from the coding sequence ATGAAACGTACCGTCATTTTTGACATGGATGGTGTCATCGTCGATACGGAACCCGTACACCATTATGCCTTCCTGGAGCATTTCCGTGAATTGGGAATTGATGTCACGCCGGAAATGTATGCCTCGTTTACCGGAAATTCCACCAAGAATGTCTACGAACGGTTGAAGGAGACGTTTGGCCTCCAACACGATATAGAGGTGCTGATTGCAGCCAAGCGGCGCATTTTCAACGATGCCTTTGACCGAAAGGAAGACCTGGCGCTGTTGATGGGCGTACACGACCTGATACAGGATTTGTATGACAATGGTATGCAGTTGCTTCTCGCTTCGTCTTCCGCCAAGGTGACGATTGAGCGCATCTTCCGGCGGTTCGGGTTGCACAAATATTTCTCGCATATCGTGTCCGGCGAGGATTTTCCGAAGTCGAAGCCACATCCCGCTATTTTCCTCGAGGCCGTACGTCTTTCGGGGATGGAAAAGGACGCATGCGTGGTGATCGAAGACAGCACCAACGGGATCAAAGCGGCCAAGGCGGCGGGGTTGTATTGTATTGCCTACGACAGCGTCAACTCGAAATTACAGGATTTATCGGAAGCCGACCGTGTGGTACGGCATTTCCACGAACTCAATTTCCAGACGATTTCGGCACTGTCCTAA
- a CDS encoding LETM1-related biofilm-associated protein, whose amino-acid sequence MINPSASGWIDKFFSRHKPDKEPVACDAERFYARVRATGFLYGHVVAFDTPKPVETKGLTEEERTKLGLLITLFHMYGFTVGDSLRDDFVGKAMAFYREMLPQGSNLLKKVLPDNPESWELEEVINQRVRTNKDIISRNFSNIVTNALLFEDVLAFRQYLLLGTLPHNYLKKLEETIGSIVTLALKAKAQRSEYDELLVRMFDASVRYTKFSEVDIANLDTLDFSAFTSQVELWYFFDMAVMAMWSDGVLEAEERDFLTRLADLLGIEPGFREESIRSADAFVQNYKKEIPYFNYSNPVKHFYDQATQSVMLLISRNKNRLLKELGNNGELVMLLTHSTHRSLDAREKKKVKKQLLEICKTVPSLAIFLLPGGSLLLPLLVKFIPQMLPSAFNENLEDE is encoded by the coding sequence ATGATCAACCCGTCAGCCAGTGGCTGGATCGACAAATTCTTCTCGCGGCATAAGCCCGATAAAGAACCTGTGGCGTGCGATGCCGAACGTTTTTATGCGCGGGTTCGGGCTACCGGTTTCCTCTACGGACACGTGGTAGCGTTCGATACGCCCAAACCAGTCGAAACCAAAGGCCTGACGGAAGAAGAACGGACGAAACTCGGCTTGCTCATCACCCTCTTCCATATGTATGGTTTTACCGTAGGTGACAGCCTTCGCGATGATTTCGTAGGGAAAGCGATGGCCTTCTACCGTGAGATGCTTCCCCAGGGATCGAATTTGCTGAAGAAGGTACTGCCCGACAATCCGGAGTCATGGGAACTGGAAGAAGTGATTAACCAACGCGTCCGTACCAACAAAGATATTATCAGCCGGAACTTTTCCAACATCGTCACCAACGCCCTGCTGTTTGAAGATGTCTTGGCCTTTCGACAGTATTTATTGCTGGGGACTCTTCCACACAACTACCTCAAAAAACTCGAGGAAACCATCGGCAGCATCGTGACATTGGCCCTGAAAGCCAAGGCACAACGCTCGGAATATGACGAATTGTTGGTGCGGATGTTCGATGCATCCGTCCGCTACACCAAATTCTCGGAGGTCGACATCGCGAATCTCGATACCCTCGATTTCAGCGCGTTTACCTCGCAGGTCGAATTATGGTATTTCTTTGATATGGCGGTGATGGCAATGTGGAGCGATGGCGTATTGGAAGCGGAAGAACGCGACTTCCTCACGCGACTGGCCGACCTTTTAGGCATAGAACCCGGTTTTCGGGAAGAGAGCATCCGTAGTGCCGACGCCTTCGTGCAGAATTACAAAAAGGAAATCCCGTACTTCAATTATTCCAACCCCGTCAAACACTTTTACGACCAGGCCACACAATCGGTTATGTTGCTCATATCCCGCAATAAAAACCGACTGTTGAAAGAACTGGGCAACAACGGCGAACTCGTGATGCTGCTCACCCACTCGACCCACCGCAGCCTTGACGCGCGCGAGAAAAAGAAAGTAAAGAAACAGCTTCTTGAAATCTGTAAGACCGTGCCGTCACTGGCCATCTTCCTGTTACCTGGCGGGAGCCTACTTTTGCCATTGCTGGTCAAATTCATCCCACAGATGCTGCCGAGTGCGTTCAATGAGAACCTCGAAGACGAGTAG
- a CDS encoding SulP family inorganic anion transporter codes for MSKKASLFANLRTDFSSGLVVFLVALPLCLGIALASGAPPLAGIIAGVIGGIVVGSLSSSHLSVSGPAAGLTSIVLAAITELGAFEIFLAAVFVAGILQVVLGLVKAGTVSNYIPNNVIEGMLAGIGVIIILKQIPHAFGYDSDFEGDENFVQPDGQNTLTELLGVFDHVNAGPILVSLVSLALLMGWPRLGISKKVRFIPAALLAVAASILLNEVLLSAGYGWAITSRDHLVTLPVPQNFSEFTSMFVSPDFTALARPDVWKIGATIAAVASIETLLCIEAADRMDPQKRYTDTNRELRAQGIGNMLSALLGGLPMTSVVVRTSANADAGAKSKLSTIIHGVLLLLCVVSIPFILNKIPLATLAAVLILVGYKLAKPSTFLHFWQRGIYQFLPFVITFAGVLYNLLAGVALGLLVSVIFILKGNMKRAYSFRREEYKDGDIIHIDLAQEVSFLNKAAIKATLAQIPADAKVVIDASDTVYIAHDVLDLIREFKQVRAKEARIKVKLRGFKKAYRLQDAEEVNKVTLEHPTDEKTAQVSNE; via the coding sequence ATGTCCAAAAAAGCTTCTCTTTTCGCGAATCTTCGCACTGATTTCTCATCTGGCCTTGTCGTATTCCTCGTGGCCCTTCCGCTCTGTCTGGGTATCGCCTTAGCCTCGGGTGCGCCACCGCTGGCCGGTATTATTGCCGGTGTGATCGGCGGTATCGTAGTCGGATCGCTGAGTTCGTCGCACCTGAGTGTGTCGGGTCCGGCCGCCGGACTCACGTCGATCGTATTGGCTGCCATTACGGAGTTGGGCGCGTTTGAGATTTTTCTCGCTGCGGTGTTCGTTGCCGGTATCCTACAGGTAGTGTTGGGGTTGGTAAAAGCGGGCACGGTTTCCAATTACATACCAAATAATGTCATTGAAGGGATGCTGGCGGGGATCGGGGTTATCATCATCCTAAAGCAAATTCCGCACGCCTTTGGCTACGACAGCGATTTTGAAGGCGATGAGAACTTCGTGCAACCGGATGGACAAAACACGCTGACCGAACTGTTGGGTGTGTTCGACCATGTCAACGCGGGCCCTATCCTGGTGTCACTCGTTTCGCTGGCGCTGCTCATGGGTTGGCCACGATTGGGAATTTCTAAAAAAGTACGTTTCATACCGGCCGCCTTATTAGCCGTAGCGGCCAGCATTCTGCTAAACGAAGTGCTATTGTCGGCGGGATACGGTTGGGCGATCACGTCGCGTGACCATCTCGTGACGCTTCCGGTGCCACAGAACTTTTCGGAGTTTACCAGTATGTTCGTTTCGCCCGATTTCACCGCCCTGGCCCGTCCTGATGTTTGGAAAATAGGGGCGACGATTGCGGCGGTGGCGTCGATTGAAACCTTGCTGTGCATTGAAGCCGCCGACCGGATGGATCCGCAAAAGCGCTATACCGACACCAATCGCGAGCTTCGTGCGCAGGGGATTGGGAATATGTTAAGTGCCCTGCTTGGCGGATTGCCGATGACGTCGGTAGTGGTGCGCACCTCGGCCAACGCCGATGCGGGTGCGAAGTCAAAGCTATCGACGATTATTCATGGGGTATTGTTGCTGTTGTGCGTCGTATCGATTCCATTTATCCTGAACAAAATCCCTTTGGCGACGCTGGCTGCGGTGCTGATTTTGGTGGGGTATAAGCTGGCAAAACCGTCGACTTTCCTGCATTTCTGGCAACGTGGCATCTACCAGTTCCTGCCGTTTGTCATCACGTTCGCGGGTGTGCTGTATAATCTACTGGCGGGCGTGGCATTGGGTCTGCTGGTCAGTGTCATTTTCATCCTCAAGGGCAATATGAAACGGGCGTATAGTTTCCGTCGGGAAGAGTATAAAGACGGTGACATCATCCACATCGACCTGGCACAGGAAGTATCGTTCCTTAACAAAGCTGCCATCAAGGCGACGCTTGCCCAGATTCCGGCCGACGCCAAAGTCGTGATCGACGCATCGGATACGGTGTATATCGCACACGACGTCCTCGACCTGATACGCGAATTCAAGCAGGTGCGCGCGAAAGAAGCCCGTATCAAAGTGAAGTTACGAGGCTTCAAAAAGGCCTACCGTTTACAGGATGCGGAAGAGGTGAACAAAGTGACGCTGGAGCATCCGACCGACGAAAAAACCGCCCAAGTTTCGAATGAATAA